agggttgttggatgtccttttggtaaaattaggtggctttagttttatattaattaagcaaaattaattatctttcttctaaactagttaagttttttatttcctgATTTATCCACCCATGCATGTGAAGGTGTGTAATAATGggccactttttttttattttatatttatttataattttaaagttACGTATATAAACCGGAAGAccttatgattaaatattcaaataacCCCAAATTATTAGcatttaagaaagaaaaaaaaaaagtgacaaCTTATTtgtaaagggaaaaaaaaagtaaaaagtagtatatgaaaaatatatataattaagaacaaaatataaataataactGGAATTACAAAAGTATAAAAGGAACAGATACACTCAATCACTCAAGACACCCAATTTTATAATATTCCAAAACtggaaataacaaaatatttttaaaaaattggagGCCATCTGCCTCCCTTTTacttcttattattatttttagaaaaaatagTTCGTTAGTAAATTATTAAAAAGCATGAATGGATTATGGAATAGACAAAAAAACATGAGGGAGTTTGGGCTTGGGTTGGGttacaaaaggaaaaattgggtGGGCCCAAAAAAGGCCAGGAACAGCAGCAAATGTTCAAAGTCCAGAATGGGCCCACAAAACCCTAAAGGCATCAGTCCATAGTCGGTCTTTGGAATAAAACCCTAGCTTCCCTTCCAAAATCCTGCAACTGGTTTTTCAGAGGTTTTAGTGTTTGCAGCCAACCATGTTGACAGTGAAAACTCCACAGAAAGGAAAGGCCAGAAGGGAGCTAGAGAAACGCGCCCCAAAGATCGTAAGTTCCATATGTGTTTGTTTCTCgggaaaataacaaatttccCATGTCCAAAAGCGAAAGTTAAGATCTTTTCAActttgttattgttttttcaattgggtttttgaTCATTTGAAGGTTGAGACCGGGAAGAAGACGCTGATACTTCACGGCAGAAAGACGAGCAATGTGGTGAATTCGGTATTGTCTGACCTTTATCATTTGAAGAAGGACAGTGCTGTGAAATTCAGCCGCAGAAATGAGGATATTAGCCCTTTTGAAAGTGGCGGTGAAACTTCCCTCGAGttcttttctcaaaaaacCGATTGCAGCATTTTCGTTGTGAGTACAAAACCAACTCAGAATTTTGCTTCTCCCATATATGTATTGTGCAAGTGTTTTCTATTTTGAGTTATGGGGGATAATTGGGTTTTGATAGTGTTGTGgcatttgtttaattttacaTTCTTAATTGTTACTATTAATGAATGTTTTTTGGAAGCTGAAGCACGctttctatttctttctttgagcAGTGactgtgtttgtgtgtgtgtgttgtgtAGTGTATTGATTTTGCGGTTCTCTCGAATTTGGCTTGTGATGGTGCTTATTTTTATTGTACAATCCATTCTCAAATTGATTGCTTTTACTTGTAGCATGGAATTTGTGGAGTTCGCTCAGTTTATGTTTCTAATATGGACCTGCCTCTTTTATTCTTGTGACAGTTCTGATGGATTTGGTACGTGAACCAACTAGTTTTAGGCATGTTTGGAAATTGCAGACTCTGAATTCGTAAAAGAATACAGAATAAAAGCAAAGCACCCATGAACTATTTGTATTGCAAAGAGAATAATTTTGTTAGGGAAACTTTCATGACAAGAAAGTAGAGTAACACAGatattttccaaaaaatgTAACTGCAAAGAAAATAATCTTACTTTATGGgattaaaagaaattttgaattgtcttttatttttgctttagCTGCCTGCTTGTGTCTGATACTTGTGGATTTTCTGGCTTTCTGTATAAAAGATTGCCATTTACACAGAAGAGCATATGAATGAACTTGCATATTAATTCTATTATATCTTTCGCACAATAATTTGATGAGCTTTGATTGCTTATGTAGGGAACGTTGTTCTTGTTTGATTATTTGTCagaattaaaatttgaaagcaTTTTTACCTTCATCCAAGATTTTGGAATGCCAATGATGCTCGTTTCTCtacttgtgtttttttctttaacatatttttaatttttttttttcattgttcTTATTATACAGTTTGGTTCTCACTCAAAGAAACGGCCTGACAATCTTGTAATAGGGAGAACTTATGATCACCATATATATGATCTTGTGGAGGTTGGGGTTGAAAATTATAAACGCATGGAATCATTTACATATGACAAGAAACTAGCACCACGTGTGGGATCGAAACCTTTCATTTGCTTTATAGGAGAAGGATTTGAGAATGCAGGAGAGCTGAAACATTTGAAGGAAGTTTTGCTTGATCTGTTGCGAGGAGAGGTTAATCTCTGCTGCCATTTGCACATTATTTGCTTTTGAATTTTAGAGGGATATTAATAGATGCATAAAAATGATATGTGCAGGTTGTAGAGAAATTAAATCTTGCTGGTTTAGATCGTGTATATGTATGTACAGCTATATCTTCAAACAAAGTGGTCCTTACTCTTTGTGCGCTGCGACTGAAAAAGTCTGGTACAGTAGTTCCAAGAATGGAACTTGTTGAAGTTGGCCCCTCCATGGATTTAGTAGTTCGTCGGCATCGTCTTCCTAATGAAAGCCTAAGGAAAGAAGCAATGAGAGAAGCCAAAAATCAGCCTAGGAAGGTTTGATTTCTAAATCTTCTTCTTATCTCTGTTGTTTCTTTTGCCTTTGACATGCCTGTAACACAATTCCTATTATTACTTTACCAGgacaaaaatattaaacagGACACACTGCGTGGCAAGGTTGGGAAAATCAACATCCCGAACCAAAAGGTAAATGGCGAAAATAAATTCTTTCATTTAGCAGCAGTTCCCTGTCTAAAAGGTTACCCTTTGGTCTCATGGGCAAAGATGCGTGGTGGAGAGCTTTGCATCTCTCTCACTACACAGCTGCCGGACTTTTTTAAGTTTCAGTGTACATAATTTGTAAGGATGTCTGACGTTTCAAAGGTGGCTTGTTTTGGATGGCATTTGTCtgactaatttatttttgtctaaTATGTgtaaatctttttttgttaacAAAATTTGTGGGTGTAGATTGGAGACACGGTGTATTATCACACAAAGGTTGGAGACACATTTGTGCCTAGCAAAACCAAGGGAGTTAAAAGGGAGCGCCGTGAGGCTAGAATGAAACACGAGAGTAATGAGCGTGCACCAAAATTTCAAGACATGCTTGTGCCTAAGAAATCTAAAAAAGCTAAAAGGGAACGCCGTGAAGCTGGAACGAGTGAGGAGGGTAATGAGCATGCATCGAAAAGGCAGGAGGAGGGTGCTGAGTAATTCTTTTTGGATAAGCAGGCTGCGCCGGGAACAATTCATGTTTACTCTCTTGCTGGCATCGGCTTTTGCCTTTGGGCCAATGCTTGCAAGGATTGAAAGTCAAAAGGTGGTAGGGATCTAAGGAGCTCGGAATTTTGTTCTTTCCCATCTTTCATAGGTTTGacttattatatatttagttGCATGCCTAGCATGAGTTACATCTGTTGTGCTGTTATCATTTTCATGTGCAAAAGTGACACCATATAATTTAGTGTTGAGCTAATCGTTCCGTTTTCCAGTCTCTTCCCACCCATGAGTTTCAATTACTTACCACATCAGCAATTGTTAGAGAAGCTTTCCTTTGCTACTGAAACATATATTTACCTAATGTGTTGTTGTTGGTGGCCTGTAATGGCACAATGGTtatgtttcttattttattttctcgtTAGTCATATTTCAGAAATGTTCGCTTGCTACGCTACACTGAACTGAATACGAACTATTCTATGGTTGGATTATAGCACATACTGTTCAACTGagtttttgctatttttgatGCCAATGGTACCTGTTCAGTGTTCAACTTACAgagaaaacaaatattcttGCTTATCCCAGAAACAACGAACTTTAACCAAGTGATTCTGAGGACCACCATACTATACAAAGCTCACCGTCAACCACGCCTGAGCAGTTGACGGTTGCTCCAACGTCTCTTTGAACAAGTATTACTGCATATGTCACACACGCCTCTTGATGAATATGGCTTATcaccccaaaaagaaaagcgTTCTACTTTGAAGTCTGAACTTCCTCTTCTCCCTTTATTGAATAATGATTGTTTAACTAATAAAAATTGACATTCTGAGTCCAAACCCAATAATGCTGCTCCAAATGCCAATTGGTGGAGGAATGGCAGAAGGTGGATTCGGATACGCCAACGCAACCCCGCTCATCAATCTTTACTTTGTCTTCTTCGCTGTATATATTCACGCCCCAACTGAAGAAATGATGAAAGTCCAGAAGATTGAAGCTAAAATGGAAACGTCAAAAGTTGGGAAACccaaaagaagaataagaataaattaattcaaCAGACTAAACTAATCCAGTAGTTTCTATCTATTGTACCTATCATATAAGTTCATCTTGCTGGAATTTTTGTAGCTGGAAAGGGCAATTGAGCATGCATGACCATGTTTCCCCAACAGAAACGCGCTGCCCTTCGCAAGGGTTACGACCTGCAGTGTTCATAGCTCAAAACTATCTGTTAGCAACAGGACTATAAGATCAATGCAGCTTAGAATTAGAAGAAATGCAacctataaaataaataacagtCAGAAAGGATATCAAAGATGAAGGAATAAAAGCTGATAATATTCATATCAACTGAATATATTCATTAATATCTCGTCCAAATAATAGACCGCTGCAACTAAAAATGACTAAGATCCGCAAGGGCAGCAAATGGAGAAGCAAATGCAGCCCCTATGGATCAATACGTTTAGATGTATCGACTTTCAGCTGGCCTGCTTGACTATCAGGCTCATCAAATGCAGATTCATCAGCTGGCCACTTATCAATGCCTGACCCTCCTGCTGCATGCAGGGGACCTATATCCCAGATATCTAACAATCCGCTTGTCACTCCTATCTCTGGCACATCATAGTTGACCGTGTTACTCCATAACTCATTGCTAGAACTTGACATACCAGCACTGACATCAAAACCCATGCTCCATATATCTTCTTGTTTAATCATGCCATCGATCCCTGGAGAGAAAAGTTCCGGAAACATCTTATTCTTCCCAAAATCCTCCTGGAAAGAGACATAATACTCGGGATTAAGCTCCTGTTGTGGGCTCAGAACACTCTTCCCTTTTTGAAATGGATCTTCAGCTCCCATGCTTGACGCCCCTTCTCCTTCTTGCTCTGGTGTTTTGATAAACCCTAGCGTTACTGCTGGTTCAGCTGATAAATTTAACTCATCTGATGCTACATCCACAAATTGATATGGCTTGCTTTCTGCAACCAAACCCAGTTTTCCTGCCATAACTTGTGAAAGATTATCAGGAGATTGTTCAATAGGAACTACTGGATTCACATCTGGGACTGCAGAGAGATTTCTCCAAGCAGGTTGGTACTTCACAATCTGCCCTTGTATACAAGAATCTGATTTACCTAGTTCATGCTGATGCTGCTTAACAAATTTCCTCTTCATCCTTGGAGAGTCTATACCTTTCTGTCCTGTCTTCTGTTGAAGGCGGGCTAAGAATGCTGGGTTTTGAAGCAACTTGGACAAGAAAGAAACCATCTGCTTCTGTCTCTGCTCCGCATACTGAAGCCTCTCGTTCACTACTTTCATATGGTGAACTGTACCCCGCTGTTGCTGCTGCAGATCATCAACTTCCTGCATTAACATACTTCTCTCTTTCCTCAAAGTCTCAATGTCACCTTCCAGTCCGGACCTCCCTGCTTCAGCAGAAGGCCCAACCTGCAGTGATTGAGGTGACTTGCGCCTCTGGATCTTCTTCAACAAATGTCTTTTGCCCCTTTTGAAAGCTTCATTCGCAAACTCCCACTTATCCGTATCAACCTTGCGAAACCCCTGAACACAGTACCCAAAGAATTTCAATAATGAATGGAAACGAAACAGTACAGAAATCAAAAGATAGATATAATTATTCAAGTAGTACACAAATGATCACACAAGACAATTTTAATCCATCAACTTTCATTCATATGAGGAGCTGAACCTCGCTACGCAATCTGCaaatcaccaaaaacaaatagaGAAAAGCTTCTTGAAGCATTAACAAGTGGTGGTTGGGAGGAGGGGAGCAGTTGAGATGATAATATAGCGAGATCTAAACAATAGGAACCTGAATTCTACCTGCAAAAGACGAGGATGTTCTTTTCGTACAAGTAAGCCTCCAGTCCTAACTACGAAATCAATGAAAGAACCTTTATGATTCCCATTAGATTCTCTATACTAAGTTTCATGATAGATTCAAATCTTACAAAACTGTTATATATTATCCTGAGAAATTCAAACTTCAAGGTAAAAAATGGTAGAGATCATTCCAACACATACATCTTCTAGAACCACAGAAACCATAATACATATCATTATCAAGAACAAATGTCTATCACTTCACCTGTGTAAACCattaatgaaaaagagaaacaaattcCCAAGcatttcacgacaagaaactGTTTACATAAAAATGAACCCtcttttatttagttttgGTCAATTACATATGAATCTCTTCAATACAAAAAATTGGGAGTTAAGGATACAAAGCCATCACCTCCTTCAAAGTCTTACATGCTGAGTTTAAAAGATACAATACTAATGGCCTCAGATACATGACTACATCTCTACAGAATTAGACTCATCAAACCCAATTTAGACGATAAACAGCATcatcataaataataaaaaaaaaaccaaataaaaaaacaaaaaagagaacaacaaaacaacaacattTATTACATACAGATCATAGCGGCAGCCAATACAGGCTGCAAATACCCACATAAGTATTAAGTTGCCGGACAAAACTTGAGAAATTGTTGTGCTTGAAATTCCTCGGCAAGACGAGCCTGGAAAACTCCAATGGGTCCCACACCACGAAGCTGTTGCCGCCGGAACCCCACGATATGATGGAATCAAGCGACGGGTCGTCGACCAGATCGAAAGTCTTGGACAGAAACGGCGGAACCGGACTGTCCTGTAGACATTCAAGAGGCTGCGGGACGGCCACGTGCTCCGCGCCACCAGCGTCCATAAACGAATACGTTGCAGTTGGAGCTTTCTCATCAAACTCGAAAGCACCAGAGGACCAAGAAGACTCCGATGGGTTTAGAGCACAAAAGGCTTCAAATTCCATCAGAGGAGAACTAAACGAAGGAATTGACTGAGAACCCAGCAACGGTTCTGACATTTCGGGTCGAAGCGGATTCTCCGGGTCCAATTCAGCTGAAGTAGGTGGAGACTTTGGGTAGCACTCGTCTTTTGGGTTCATAGAAcgaaattaatattatttgtaaATGGCAGCAAACCGACTTctgggtgagagagagagagagagagagagagaggtgggtGTGGCAGGTGAAAATGGGGATTGAGAGCTTGGGGAGCGTTATATAAGAAGGTCGAAAAGTTTTGCCGACAAGGTGTTCGATAAAAATCTTGAAAGAGCGTTCAAAGGCGGTGAAGGTTTTGCCACTGTTACAGTCGCCTTCTTGGTCATCCCAGCTCCGAGCCATTCAGTTTGGGTCACACGAAAGTGGGGCTCCCTGCAATTTGAGAGTGTTTCAGCACCGaccttgagagagagagagagagagagagagagagagagagagaggacgtAGTTTCCTTGGAGCTACGCTTTTTGAAAATCAGTTATGGTGGTTCTGTTTTGGCGGGGACCCACGGCCGGGCTGAGATATTTTTGTCTCTCGATTTTTCTGGACTAGGTGACGTGAGATTGGCACTGTTGTAAGTTTGAAAATGATTTGGTAGGGCAGGGTATAATACTTGGGGACGAAGTTAAGTGGGAGGACCAATCAGGAGATGAGATTTCGTCATTATTAGATTTGGGGCTACAGTTTCGACAGGTGCTGACGTCTCAGGCATTGTGTTCGGTTACTGTTTTGGTCCAaattatttggtttttttttttgttttttgtttgttgggcATTTAATTTAGGgttcattttaatttattaccTGAACTCTTACTTTAAGGCATATTTACTCCTGctctttaaattttaataattacataaaacttttcaattttgtgtaatttggttatggcatTAACTTCATCGTTAAAATTTCCGTTAATTGCTTGTATGACAGGTTTGAGTTCCATCTACTCACTTCTTTTAATATCAATTGAAAGGTATTCTGTTTAAAAATAGTTCGGTATTAATGCGTGTAATATGTTCTTCATGGTTGGAAAACACCAATTACTTGAAAATACTCTTCAATTGACATTGAAATAAGTGAACATGTGAGATCCATGCTTGCCATGAAAACAATTAACCGAAATTTTGATGTCGAAGTTAATACCGGAACCAAATTGCATATGATATGTAATCGTTAAAATTGAGAGTGCAGAGACAAATGTGGTTTAAAGGTAAGAGTTGAGGATACTAAATCGAAATTAACCCATCTTAATATAATACTATTATATGAGAAATGACCATTTACCTTTTCAACATATTAAAGGCTATGGAACACACGTGAAAGGATAGACCAAAAGTTtgtctattttatttatttttattatttagatACCGATGGATGTAACACATGAGGTGGCAAAATGCTGTTAGAAATCCAATTCTGGATTATCAAAACCAGAGGTGGGTAACCAGGTTCCGTATAGTTTAAGTGGCTATAgatgaaaacaacaaaattaaagCTGGGCAACACATTGTCAGTCCCATTCGGACTGatcaaatgaaataaattcGAGTGGTTTGGTTATATTTTTACACTAACAAAGTTTCATATTTGATTGAATTGAACCAAACCTGGGCCAACCCCGTATGTTATTTATACTGTTTCCGATTATCTTGTCGGCCTGTTTAAGCCCAATGTTATCTGTGTAAGCCTTAATGACTAGTTTTTGTTTGGACTGGGCCCCTTTGTTTTTTAGTCATCACATAAatcccaaaataataataattgttcCACACTGGTAGTGAAGCTTATTTCCTCCAAtctaacaaataaataaataaatattgattgAGGGTAATTGGTATTGGTTTTTATTGTacttaacttttgtttttttttttttggttcgaACTGTACATTATCCTTGAGTAACTATCATATTACACCTGCTTGAGTTTGACTCAGCGACCGCGGTACACCTGCTTAACAAAAATGTGGAAGACTTTCATCCTATTGCTACTATGTTGTGGGGATGCCAggattatataaataaaagttggGTTTGTTCTATTCATCATGTATATCGTGAATGCAACATGATAGCGGATAAACTAGCTGAATTGGGTTCATGTCTTGAATTGGGTTTGTCAACTTTTCAGGACCCTCCTGACAGTATTAGTTcatttcttaataaaaatttacttAAAATTTGTAGGCCTCGAGccattatttaatttcttaGTTGGGCATTAGCCcgtttcttcaccaaaaaaaaaaaaactatcagATTACACAAAAGCAGCTGTAGTTTGTTGGCTGAGACTTTCATGGCCTGGTTGTACGGAATGTGGGCGTGTGTAAAGAAGCCCTATTTTAGTTTTTGACACCAGCACCTTGGGGAATATTACTAGCTAGGAACAAAATAGATTATCCTATAGGGGAACATGAAAGTCATAGCTCtaagcaaaacaaaacaaaaagaaattagacaAAAACAATCCAACATCTTGTAATCAAGCATCTTGAAATCCATCAAATTACTTAAAATGTTAATGTCTTTCTCAATTACAATTACCTACTCGAGTAAAATAAGTATGAAAGTAACTAGAGTGGATTGGATTCTCACAAgcaaattcatcatttgatcCAATTatataagttttaaaaattaaggaTCTAATTCAATCCTTCAAATCATTGAAACTGatttaaattagattaaattagaTCGATAAATTTAGATTGGATCTTACACACCCCTAAgcaaaagtgaagaaaatgcACGCAACAAATACGCTAAGAAAACTGCATGCATTTGAGTTATTCCACGATTTAGCACCTCATCACCCGAACAAAAATATTCGAAGAACAAATTTGCACTTTAACAACAATGCTGGAAAATAAAgcctttttatttaaaatagtGGTGGAACTTGGACATGTGCAGCATGCCAGCCAGCATCTTAAATGTTAAGCGACATATGTTTGTACGAGTCGTTGAGTATCATTTGCAAGGCATTTTCCATGCACGACTTCAACTTTTGTGGATCTATGACACCTTTTTCCATATTGAAGGCGACCCTCACTTTCCCCATGTAACTTATAATGGTTATTTCAAAGCTCTGCAGAACCATCCATGTAAGGAATGTTACATTAGTTCTAAATTTCGTAATggaaaaaattaacaatacaaattgAACTTGAAAAGTACAAAAGAAGGTTCattaattcttaattattattttttttactgttgaaCCATTTAtggtaatttatttatttatttaaacaaaCTATTGGGGGAGTGGTGGTTTGCACAAATATTTGATGGGTGTCTGAGGGCTTCGAACGTCTGCCTATATGGGTAGAATTGAAAGAATTTAACCAATTAAGCTAAGTTTTTACTGACTAAATAGGAGGGAACTTATGTTCTATAGAAGTTAAATTTTTACGTAAGATTCATAACAATCTGTGACATACCAGAGGTCCACCACCGACCAAAAAGTAGAAACCTTTTATTGGATGATTAGCTAAGGACATTTGTTCCGCAGGTCCaatcaaatttgagattatCATGCTCGAGTTCTTCAATGTGCGATGAATGTATTTCCCGCATGCCTGCAAAACTAGCAACATGTTAACACTactaaataataaaaatttgtaagTTTGAGCTCCGAAGGAGATTGAAGAGGTTCAAATTAATCAGGTCGTGCCGTGCTGTCCCGTGCCGGCATAGTGGCTAAAGGATTTCATGGTGTAGTCTTCACTTTAAATTTACTAACCTCATGGCTTCCAAATTTGTGCACAATCTCCAATAGCCTACTATTGAAATAAGCAGCGAGGGagtttctctttctctttattattttgtgtGCGTTCCAGATAAAGTCCAACGCATTTGAGAGTCCAATTAACTTGGGTATGGGTACATGCATGAATGTAAAACGATTTCCCCATGGCGCCTTGCTGTTGGGTTTGATCATCTCCTCAATTGGCACATAATCCCCCATGATCCTTGTGTTGAGCAACACCATTGCTGTACAATCTGCTTTGCTTGAACTTTGGTTCATCTCTTGCATGTACAGTCGAGTTCCGAAGAAGATCATCCCGGTCAGAACATCATTTACAGTCTGTATAGTAAGTGAAAAGGTAGATTACATTGTATATAATGAACAAATAAGTAGATTTAGTTTGATATCAAGACACAACAATCATGTTTTTTACGGTAATACGTACTACTCCAAAACGTCAACTATGGACACAATGAGCCACTAAAATACGCTCTAGTATTAGTACTATCTAGATGAGTATGCAAGagttaaaaaaaccaaattgagAATTGCATGTGGACTACCATATTTACtgattcatttttcaaattacgTGACTTATTTTAAAGATGCAAAAAAtgcataatttatttattttttaaatgacttCCCACTCAAACAATACTTTATTTCCCACTTAAATAGTAACAGCTTTTCCAACTTTATAAGGATGCTTTATTTCCTAATTAGAATGTAATGTCCTAGGTTTATCcaatttgtcaccttaaagaaaaatttaagagaaatatcactttaatttttcaaaatccacaATTTTTCATCTGACTTTAACaccatccaatttttcatacattttaaatgtattttagtctttccattttcaagggtattttaaaaatagaaaaatcattataatttttttatatcttttaaacaattaaaattgaaaaaaaaaaaatatcaccTTCCCTCTCCCCTGTGCCACTAGCGGCTTCAACCAACCCCACTCACTTTGAAATCCAATCCCCCTGCCCTTTTCACAGGCCCTTCCTCCTTCTCTATCTACCATGAAACACCTGCCTTTCACACACAAATTTCCTCAGCCCACCCTAATCGAGtccacctttttcttttttctttttggtatttttccatttccatGCTCAATGAACACTATAAAATTGTTTATACAtgctcagagagagagagagagagagagagagagagagagagagagggaggaggggGGAAGGGGTCATGTGCGATGTGTTTTGGGGGCAGTGGGGTTGGAGAAAGGGAGATGTCacttttttcttgaaaatgtaaagactaaaatacccttaaaaatggatggaaaattggattGTGTTAAAGTCAGATGACAAATCAtggaatttgaaaaattaaaatgacatttctcttaaatttttcttgaaggtaacaaattaaaactgaGGCAGAAGTCTAACTGACATTTCTACAATAAAAAATCAGAGCACGTGACTACTCTAAAGTCAGAGCGGGCTGTGCCTTAAGTAAATGAAgtatgagagagaaatataattGCGTATATATAACATTCCTCAGACAAAATCCGAGTATAGTTGATTCATCTTACCACTCCAAGCTTGTCCTTgatggatttgatttgatcaaGAGAGAACGTCATAGTTGACACAGTTGCTGGCCGAAATTCAATTGCATCATTACCAGACCTGATTGGTGTTAGAACATCTCCGTTCATGGTCTTTAAAGTGCCCGACCACAAGTCTGAAATGGTGTTGCAGAAACCTGAGAAAGTTTTAGTCacaaaattttctctctttgatTCGGATCGCTTCCGTGAAGGAAAAGTTAAGGGAAGAGAAGGGTTGTCAGCCCTTTGCATAGAAGAAATCAGGGCACCCATGAGAGAGTAACCATCTCCAAGCGCGTGGTGTAACTTGAAGATTACATTAGCAGCTGCATTGCTAGTTGGGTAGTTGATAATATGAATTTCCCATAGTGGTTTGCCTTGTGGAAATCTTTCTGT
Above is a genomic segment from Prunus dulcis chromosome 7, ALMONDv2, whole genome shotgun sequence containing:
- the LOC117634110 gene encoding ribosome production factor 2 homolog, with product MLTVKTPQKGKARRELEKRAPKIVETGKKTLILHGRKTSNVVNSVLSDLYHLKKDSAVKFSRRNEDISPFESGGETSLEFFSQKTDCSIFVFGSHSKKRPDNLVIGRTYDHHIYDLVEVGVENYKRMESFTYDKKLAPRVGSKPFICFIGEGFENAGELKHLKEVLLDLLRGEVVEKLNLAGLDRVYVCTAISSNKVVLTLCALRLKKSGTVVPRMELVEVGPSMDLVVRRHRLPNESLRKEAMREAKNQPRKDKNIKQDTLRGKVGKINIPNQKIGDTVYYHTKVGDTFVPSKTKGVKRERREARMKHESNERAPKFQDMLVPKKSKKAKRERREAGTSEEGNEHASKRQEEGAE
- the LOC117634109 gene encoding heat stress transcription factor A-3, with the translated sequence MNPKDECYPKSPPTSAELDPENPLRPEMSEPLLGSQSIPSFSSPLMEFEAFCALNPSESSWSSGAFEFDEKAPTATYSFMDAGGAEHVAVPQPLECLQDSPVPPFLSKTFDLVDDPSLDSIISWGSGGNSFVVWDPLEFSRLVLPRNFKHNNFSSFVRQLNTYGFRKVDTDKWEFANEAFKRGKRHLLKKIQRRKSPQSLQVGPSAEAGRSGLEGDIETLRKERSMLMQEVDDLQQQQRGTVHHMKVVNERLQYAEQRQKQMVSFLSKLLQNPAFLARLQQKTGQKGIDSPRMKRKFVKQHQHELGKSDSCIQGQIVKYQPAWRNLSAVPDVNPVVPIEQSPDNLSQVMAGKLGLVAESKPYQFVDVASDELNLSAEPAVTLGFIKTPEQEGEGASSMGAEDPFQKGKSVLSPQQELNPEYYVSFQEDFGKNKMFPELFSPGIDGMIKQEDIWSMGFDVSAGMSSSSNELWSNTVNYDVPEIGVTSGLLDIWDIGPLHAAGGSGIDKWPADESAFDEPDSQAGQLKVDTSKRIDP
- the LOC117635056 gene encoding O-acyltransferase WSD1-like, with amino-acid sequence MIDVLEESIISSTNTMELEELEEQEPVSPNGQYFSSNVISLSVLAVWEFEIPFDPESQTISLLIKNVFLPISPRFSSIMVENNGKKEWKRVEVKLEDHVYTPTFPSGLSLESYDKYFDDYISKLLTERFPQGKPLWEIHIINYPTSNAAANVIFKLHHALGDGYSLMGALISSMQRADNPSLPLTFPSRKRSESKRENFVTKTFSGFCNTISDLWSGTLKTMNGDVLTPIRSGNDAIEFRPATVSTMTFSLDQIKSIKDKLGVTVNDVLTGMIFFGTRLYMQEMNQSSSKADCTAMVLLNTRIMGDYVPIEEMIKPNSKAPWGNRFTFMHVPIPKLIGLSNALDFIWNAHKIIKRKRNSLAAYFNSRLLEIVHKFGSHEACGKYIHRTLKNSSMIISNLIGPAEQMSLANHPIKGFYFLVGGGPLSFEITIISYMGKVRVAFNMEKGVIDPQKLKSCMENALQMILNDSYKHMSLNI